CACGAGCGCATGGCCGCATGCGGCGATGCTCCACACCAGCACGCACACGCCGTAGCCGATCTTGACGCCGAACTTGTCGACCATCTTTCCGGACAACACCATGCCGATTGCATAACACGCGGTGAACACCATGACGATGTAGCTGTACTGTGTCTCGGTCCAGTTGAACGTGACGGCAAGCTCGGGCTTGAGCAGTCCCAACACCTGACGGTCGAGGTAATTGATCGTGGTTGCGAAGAAAAGCAGCGCGCAGATGCGCCACCGGATAGCTGTACGGTCCATGAGCGACTCCTGTCTCCTGAAATGCCTGATCCGCTGATGCGGCTTGAGAGTTACCGGAAAAATGCGGGGCGTTTCTCGCGAAATGCCGCGACGCCTTCGATTGCATCGGGGGACGCCTTGCACACCGATGCGGCGAGTTCGTGAGCGTATTCGTGCTGGCCCGTCTCCATCATCCGAACGAGCCGCTTACCGACTGACAGCGAAGTCCTCGATCGCTTGATGAGCGTTGCGCAGATTGCGTCGACGCGGCCGCGCAACTGATCCGCTTCGACGGCCTCGTTGATCACGCCCCATGCAGCGGCGGTTTCGGCGGAGATCGGTTCACCGAGAAGAATCAACTCACGCGTGCGCGTCGCGCCGACGAGTTCGGAAAGCCGCGAGCAGCCCATCCATCCGGGGATGGCGCCCACCGACGCTTCAGGAAAGCCGACCGTTGCCTGTTTGCTTGCGTAGCGGAGATCGCACGTCAGCGCGAGTTCGAATCCGCCGCCGAGCGCGCTGGCGGAAAGAACAGCGATCGTCGGTTTGTCGAGTTCGGCGATGCGACGGAACACGCGGTTGCCTTCGCGAATGAAGCGCGTGCCCATCTTCTGCGGATCGATATCGCCCCACTCGTTGATATCCGCGCCGCTGCAAAAGAAGCGCGGACTCGCGGTTTCGATTTTCAGCACGCGGATTTCATCATTGCGCTCGACGTCCGTCACGGCGCGTTCAATGTCATCCAGCATCTGCAACGTCAACGCGTTATGACGCGATACGCGGTTGAGCGTAATCGTGGCGACGCCACCTTTGGCCTCGTAGAGAATGTCGGTGTCGGACATGTAAAACCTCTTTGTCAGTGAGCCGCAGCGGCTTCGAGCAGGCGCTCGTCGATGAGCGGCGTGAACTCCATGCGCGAGAGCACATCGCGGTGCATGTCGACGCCCTTCGCCACTTCGACGAGGCACACGCCGAGCGCATCGAGCCTGAACACCGCGCGCTCGGTGATATAGAAAACTTCCTTTCCGTCCAGACGCGCCTGCACGCCGCTGAACGTCACGTGCCGCACCTTTTTCACGGCCTTCGGCACGGATCCCGGCGAGAGAATGTCGAGCGCGTCGCCTTTGCGTTCCACACGCAAGCCCTTGGCCTCGAACGCGCCGCAGAACACCAGTTTTTTCGCGCCCTGCGCGATATCCATGAATCCGCCCGGCCCGACGACCGTCGAGCCGAGCTTCGACACGTTCACGTTGCCTTCTTCGTCGAACTCGCCCATGCCGAGGAAGGTCACGTCGATACCGCCGCCGCTATACCAGTCGAACTGATCGACGCTCGGCATGATGGCGTCGGCGTTGCGCGCGGTGCCGAACATCGAGCCGTCGAGCATCGAGCCGCGGTGGACGCCCTGCTCGACAGAACCCCAATACTCGTCGCCGCGACCTTGCGAGGCGAGGACGGCCGGAATCGCGCCCGGAAAGCCGAAGCCGAAGTTCACGGATTGATCGATGCCAAGCTCCTGGGCCGCGCGCTCGGCCACGATGAGGCGCATGCCATCGGGCATCTCGACATCGGGTGTCTCGCCGAGCGCTTCGCCGCTCAACGTGGCGTCGTACTCGCTGATCTGGCACTGGCGCTGAGCCGGGGTCTCGACAGTGAAATCGACCATCACGCCAGGCACACGAACCAGACGAGCGGGCACGTGCAGACGCGGCCGCGATTTGACCTGCGCGATGACCTTGCCGCCGCTGTTGTGCGCGGCCAGCGCGACGGCATAGATGTCGAGGTCCGCCGGTTCATGACGGGTCGAGAGATTGCCCCTGTCGTCCGCGGACGACGCCATGACGATCGAGAAGTCGATCTTGAAGGGCTTGTAGCGCAGGAATTCCGTGCCGTCGATTTCGATCAGCTCGACGAGATCTTCGGTGGTGACGTCGTTCAGCTTGCCGCCGTCCAGACGTGGATCGACGAAGGTTCTCAGGCCGACGCGCGTAATCACGCCCGGCCGGCCCGCGCCGATTTCGCGGAACAAGGTCGCAATCACACCGCCCGGGAAACTGTAGCCCTCGATCGCACCGCTTTCGGCCAGCTTCTGCATCGCCGATGACCAGACCCAGTGGCCGCCGATCACGCGCCTGACCATCCCGGCGTGAGCGAATCTGCCGAGGCCGCTGCCCTGCCCGTCGCCCACGCCCAGCGCATGAACGACCGTCAGATTGCGCGGATGGCCGGTTTCGAGAAATCGCGCTTCGATCGCAGCGAGGATCGCGTCCGGTTCGAGCAGCCCGCCGCCCGATCCGGTGATGGCGATCGTCGCACCGTCGAAGATCGAAGCCGCAACGGCTTGCGCACTGGTCCACTTTTTCACAACGCCTCCTGATTCGAAAATCTTTAGTACCGAACCGTATCGTTACTTGAAACGAATCGTGGCACAGGCAAAAGCGACGTTCAAGGGAAAAGCGCCTGAAATCGGGTTTACGATGATCGATGCGTACAGAGCCGCTCGTACGCCACGATTGCGACGCGATGGCGTTGTCAGTTACCGTTTAACTTTGGATGTGACCCACGAATATGCAGACCCCAGTCGAACCGGGCGGCGAAGTACGCGCTGTCGAGAAGCCCGCGCGTGCCAAGCGGCTGCGCGATCCGATCCAGACGCAAGCCAAAATCCTCACTGCCGCCAAAGCCGAGTTCGCGAAAGTTGGACTGGGCGGCGCGCGCATCGAGACGATCGCCGAGAAGGCCGGCGTCAACAAGCGGATGATCTACGAGTACTTCAAGGGGAAGGAAGAGCTGTTCCAGACCGTCCTCGAGGAAATGTGGACCGACATCCGGACCGAGGAAAGAGCGCTCGGCCTCGATAAGCTCGCGCCCGTCGAGGCGATCCGGGCCTACGTGACGTTCACCTGGAACTATTACCTGAAGAACCCGGAGTTCATGTCGCTCGTGAACAGCGAAAATCTGCACCGGGCCCGGCATGTCAAGAAGTCGAGACGGTTCAGCGAACTGCATCGCGGCTTCGTCAACATGCTGCAGCATATTCTCGAGCGAGGCGTAGCCTCCGGCGACTTCAAGGCGGGCGTCGATGCAAGCCAGTTGCACCTGACCATCGCCGCGCTGGGTTATTACTATTTGACCAATCGCTTCACCGGCGAAGTCATCTTCGGCTTCGATTTCGTCTCGAAGGAAGCGCTTCAGAAACGTCTCGACTTCAATCTCGAAACAGTCTTCAGCCTGCTACGCCCGAGCTGATCGCGCCGCGCTCCTCTCTTCTTCGCTCCATCGCACAAGGGTTTTCCGCTTCATAGGGGAAAACCCTTTTTTGACAGCGCGTTTCGACAGGTATTAAATAACGAAACGGATCGTTACTTAGGAAGAGATGAAACATGGAACAACGCCAGGTCGCGCTGGTTACGGGCGCTCGTCGCGGCATCGGTCGGGCGATCGCGCTCGAACTTGCCAATGCCGGGTTCGACATCGCCATCACGGACGTCGAGACATCGGAGGAGTTGGTCGCCACGCGCGCCGATATCGAACGCGTCGGTGTGAAGTGCGTGGCGCTGACATCGAATCTCGCGGACATTGCGCATCACGACGCGCTGTTTCAGGCGGTCGACGATGCGCTCGGCCCCGTCACCTGCCTGGTCAACAACGCTGGCGTGTCCGTCATGTCGCGCGGCGATCTGCTCGACGTCACGCCAGAAAGCTACGACCGATGCCTCAACGTCAACACGCGAGGCACCTTCTTCCTGATGCAGGCATTCGGCCGGCGTGTCGCGCGGGCGCGGCAGTCGGCGGTCAATCGCTCGATCATCACGATCACCTCATCCAACGCCGTGGCGGCGTCGCCACAGCGCAGCGAATATTGCGTGTCGAAGGCAGGGCTGTCGATGGCCACTACCCTGTTCGGTCTGCGGCTGGCTGAACTGGGCGTCAGCGTATTCGAAGTACAGCCGGGCCTGATCGAAACCGAAATGACCGCGCCATCGAAGGCGCGTTACGACGCGCTCATGGAGGACGGGTTGACCGCCATCAAACGATGGGGCAAGCCGGATGAAGTCGCGCTTACGGTACGCACGCTCGCAACGGGTGGTCTGCCGTTCAGCGTGGGTCAGGCGATCCGCGTCGATGGCGGTCTTCTTGTTTCCAAATACTGATTTCGAGATTCGAACTATGCAAATCAAGCTTCCCACCCTGGACGGCGCGCTCGCCGACTACCGTCTGACCGGCACGCCCTTGCAGGTCGTCAAGCCCGCGACGGCGTTCAACCGCATCGCCTACTCGGCGGCGCACGTGGTCGCCGATCCGCTGCGTAGCGGCGAACTCGGACAAGCCTGCGCGATCGACTGGGACCGGACCATCGAATATCGCCGCTATCTTCTGGAGCAAGGTCTGGGGATCGCGGAGGCGATGGATACGGCGCAACGCGGCATGGGCCTGTCGTGGGACTCGGCGAAAGAGCTGATCGTCCGCACGCTGAATGAAACGCGCGACATTCCCGGCGCGTCGATCGCATCGGGCTGCGGCACGGATCACTTGCCGGTCAACGACGCGCGCTCGTGCGACGATGTCATCAAGGCCTACCTGACGCAAATCGAGAGCGTCCAGCGCGCGGGCGGCCAGATCATCCTGATGGCGAGCCGCGCCCTCGCGCGCGTGGCCAGGGATGCGAACGACTACATTCGTGTCTATCGCGAAGTGCTGGCCGCGTGCGACAAGCCGGTCATTCTTCACTGGCTCGGCGAGGCATTCGATCCCGAACTGGCCGGATACTGGGGTCATGCCGACTTCGAAAACGCGGCCAAGGTCTGTCTCGAAGTCATCGTCGCGAATGAAGCGAAAGTCGATGGCATCAAGATTTCGCTGCTGGATGACGCGAAGGAAATCGCCTTCCGCCGACGTCTTCCTGCGTCCGTGAAGATGTACACCGGCGACGACTTCAACTACCCGGTGCTCATCGCCGGCGATGAATTCGGTTACTCGCACGCGCTGCTCGGCATCTTCGATGCGATCGCGCCTGCGGCGTCACAGGCGTTGTCCGCGCTCGCCGCGAACGATCTCGCTCGCTATGACGAGCTGCTCGCGCCAACGGTGCCGCTGTCGCGCCATATCTTTCGCGCGCCGACACAGTACTACAAGACCGGAGTCGTCTTCCTCGCCTATCTGAACGGATTCCAGCCGCACTTCTTCATGCTCGGCGGCCATCATGGCATGAGGCCGCCTGCCTATCTGGCGGAAGTCTTCCGGCTCGCCGATCAGGCGAATCTGCTCAAGGATCCCGAGTTGGCCGTCAGCCGCATGCGAGCGGTCATGACCACGCTCGGATGCACGCAATGATCATGGAACCTCTTCACCCCGCCCGTTGTTCCATCAACACCGCGACACTCGGACATCGCGAAACCATCGACGTGACGATCGACCGGATCGCCAAAGCGGGGTTCGGTGGACTGGCACCGTGGCGTCATGAAGTCGAAACGGCCGGCGTGAGCAGGATCGCCAGGCAGATTCGTGCGCTGGAACTCAAGGTCAGCGGGTACTGTCGGTCGACGTACTTCCCTGCCGCGACGCAGGCGCAGCGTCTGGTCAACATTCAGTCGAACGTCCGGGCGCTGAACGACGCGGCTGAACTGGGCGCCGAATGCTTCGTGATGGTGGTAGGCGGCCTGCCTGAAGGAAGCCGCGACCTGTCGGCGGCGCGCACGCAGGTACGGGACGGCATCGGCGCATTGCTTGAAGCGGCGCGCAAGCTGGGCGTCCGCCTGGCGATCGAACCGCTGCATCCGATGTATGCGGGCGAAAGGTCGGTGATCAACACGATCGATCAGGCGAACGTCATCGCGCGCGAACTCGATCCGCATAACGATGGCTTCCTCGGAATTGCTGTCGACGTGTATCACTGCTGGTGGGACCCGCGGCTGGAAGCGGCGGTCTCTTCGATCGGCAAGGACGATCGCATTTTTGCGTACCACGTCTCCGACTGGCTCGTACCGACGAACGATCTGTTGCTCGATCGCGGCATGATGGGCGATGGCGTGATCGACCTGCGGGACTTCCGGCGAAGCGTCGAAAATGCGGGCTATGCCGGCATGGTCGAAGTCGAGATCTTTTCGCGCGACAACTGGTGGAAACGGCCACCCGATCAGGTCCTGCAGACGTGCGCCGCGCGCTTGCAATCGGTCTGCTGAGGCTGATCCGTTTGCGTAGAAAGTCGAAACTCCAGATTAGTCCGCTCCGGACTAGCGCAGGAAGATCTCTTCAAGGTCCGCTTCGTCCTCTGTCGAGTCAAGATCCAACGAACCTTCGATGTGGTCGAGATGCTCGAGCATGATCTTCGCGGCCGTTTCGCCATCGCCTTGATTCAAGGCAACCACGATACGTTCATGTTCGTCGGCTCGGCAGCTCGCGACGATCGGTGCGTTATACAGAAGAATGACCAGGCATGTCAGGGTGGAAAGCTCGCGCAAGCTGCGGGTGAATGACGAGTTACCGGCGAGCGCTGCCGCAAGGTTATGAAACTCTCCGGACAAGCGGATGATCGCGCGCTTGTCTTCGACTTTACGAGCGTTAATCTCCTTATCCAGATGCTCCTTCAATGCCGCCCGCTTCTCGTCGGTCATGCTATTGGCCAGACGGCGCATGACAGCGGGCTCGATCAGTCTTCGGGCCTCGAATACATCCCGAGCCTGTTCCACCGAAGGCTTTGCGACGAACCAGCCTCGCTTCGGAAAAACCTCGACGATTTGCTCATAGGCCAGCTTGCTCAGTGCTTCCCGCACCCGCGCGCGACTGGCCTTGAAGATCGAAGCAAGGCGCTCCTCAGCCAGCTTCGTTCCCGGTGTCAGCCGATGCTCCAGGATCGCAAGGTAGATTCGCTCGTAGATTTCGTCGCTCGTGCTGTCCGTCGACTGCGTATCGTTGAGAAGAGGAAGAACTGAATTCTTGGGCATGTTGGAAAGCCTTTCTGGACGCTCGGGGGGGCGCCTCGGAGTTGCTTGCGTGAGGGTTGTCACACACCGTGATAAGGATGCTCTTTGATCCAATGGCGAGCAATATCGATCCGCCGGGCAAACCAGACATCCTCGTGACTCTTCACATAGTCGAGGAATCGTTCGAGACCGGCGGCCCTCGCCGGATGCCCGATCAGCCTGAGATGAAGGCCGACTGACATCATCTTCGGCGTCTTCGCTCCTTCCTTGTACAGCATGTCGAATGCGTCTTTCATGAAATCGAACCACTGTTGCGACGTGCCCGTGGTACCCGCATATTGTCCGTCATTTGTCGTCAGCGAATACGGAATGACCAGGTGCGGCGTCTCGCCTACCGTGGTCCAGAACGGAAGTTCGTCGCCGTAGTAGTCGGAGTCGTACAGAAAGCCGCCGTGCTCGACCAGCAGACGCCTTGTATTCACCGATGGCGAATAGCGGCAATACCAC
The Caballeronia sp. NK8 genome window above contains:
- a CDS encoding enoyl-CoA hydratase/isomerase family protein translates to MSDTDILYEAKGGVATITLNRVSRHNALTLQMLDDIERAVTDVERNDEIRVLKIETASPRFFCSGADINEWGDIDPQKMGTRFIREGNRVFRRIAELDKPTIAVLSASALGGGFELALTCDLRYASKQATVGFPEASVGAIPGWMGCSRLSELVGATRTRELILLGEPISAETAAAWGVINEAVEADQLRGRVDAICATLIKRSRTSLSVGKRLVRMMETGQHEYAHELAASVCKASPDAIEGVAAFREKRPAFFR
- a CDS encoding acyl CoA:acetate/3-ketoacid CoA transferase; its protein translation is MKKWTSAQAVAASIFDGATIAITGSGGGLLEPDAILAAIEARFLETGHPRNLTVVHALGVGDGQGSGLGRFAHAGMVRRVIGGHWVWSSAMQKLAESGAIEGYSFPGGVIATLFREIGAGRPGVITRVGLRTFVDPRLDGGKLNDVTTEDLVELIEIDGTEFLRYKPFKIDFSIVMASSADDRGNLSTRHEPADLDIYAVALAAHNSGGKVIAQVKSRPRLHVPARLVRVPGVMVDFTVETPAQRQCQISEYDATLSGEALGETPDVEMPDGMRLIVAERAAQELGIDQSVNFGFGFPGAIPAVLASQGRGDEYWGSVEQGVHRGSMLDGSMFGTARNADAIMPSVDQFDWYSGGGIDVTFLGMGEFDEEGNVNVSKLGSTVVGPGGFMDIAQGAKKLVFCGAFEAKGLRVERKGDALDILSPGSVPKAVKKVRHVTFSGVQARLDGKEVFYITERAVFRLDALGVCLVEVAKGVDMHRDVLSRMEFTPLIDERLLEAAAAH
- a CDS encoding TetR family transcriptional regulator codes for the protein MQTPVEPGGEVRAVEKPARAKRLRDPIQTQAKILTAAKAEFAKVGLGGARIETIAEKAGVNKRMIYEYFKGKEELFQTVLEEMWTDIRTEERALGLDKLAPVEAIRAYVTFTWNYYLKNPEFMSLVNSENLHRARHVKKSRRFSELHRGFVNMLQHILERGVASGDFKAGVDASQLHLTIAALGYYYLTNRFTGEVIFGFDFVSKEALQKRLDFNLETVFSLLRPS
- a CDS encoding 3-ketoacyl-ACP reductase; its protein translation is MEQRQVALVTGARRGIGRAIALELANAGFDIAITDVETSEELVATRADIERVGVKCVALTSNLADIAHHDALFQAVDDALGPVTCLVNNAGVSVMSRGDLLDVTPESYDRCLNVNTRGTFFLMQAFGRRVARARQSAVNRSIITITSSNAVAASPQRSEYCVSKAGLSMATTLFGLRLAELGVSVFEVQPGLIETEMTAPSKARYDALMEDGLTAIKRWGKPDEVALTVRTLATGGLPFSVGQAIRVDGGLLVSKY
- a CDS encoding dihydrodipicolinate synthase family protein produces the protein MQIKLPTLDGALADYRLTGTPLQVVKPATAFNRIAYSAAHVVADPLRSGELGQACAIDWDRTIEYRRYLLEQGLGIAEAMDTAQRGMGLSWDSAKELIVRTLNETRDIPGASIASGCGTDHLPVNDARSCDDVIKAYLTQIESVQRAGGQIILMASRALARVARDANDYIRVYREVLAACDKPVILHWLGEAFDPELAGYWGHADFENAAKVCLEVIVANEAKVDGIKISLLDDAKEIAFRRRLPASVKMYTGDDFNYPVLIAGDEFGYSHALLGIFDAIAPAASQALSALAANDLARYDELLAPTVPLSRHIFRAPTQYYKTGVVFLAYLNGFQPHFFMLGGHHGMRPPAYLAEVFRLADQANLLKDPELAVSRMRAVMTTLGCTQ
- a CDS encoding sugar phosphate isomerase/epimerase, with the protein product MEPLHPARCSINTATLGHRETIDVTIDRIAKAGFGGLAPWRHEVETAGVSRIARQIRALELKVSGYCRSTYFPAATQAQRLVNIQSNVRALNDAAELGAECFVMVVGGLPEGSRDLSAARTQVRDGIGALLEAARKLGVRLAIEPLHPMYAGERSVINTIDQANVIARELDPHNDGFLGIAVDVYHCWWDPRLEAAVSSIGKDDRIFAYHVSDWLVPTNDLLLDRGMMGDGVIDLRDFRRSVENAGYAGMVEVEIFSRDNWWKRPPDQVLQTCAARLQSVC
- a CDS encoding GntR family transcriptional regulator, with the protein product MPKNSVLPLLNDTQSTDSTSDEIYERIYLAILEHRLTPGTKLAEERLASIFKASRARVREALSKLAYEQIVEVFPKRGWFVAKPSVEQARDVFEARRLIEPAVMRRLANSMTDEKRAALKEHLDKEINARKVEDKRAIIRLSGEFHNLAAALAGNSSFTRSLRELSTLTCLVILLYNAPIVASCRADEHERIVVALNQGDGETAAKIMLEHLDHIEGSLDLDSTEDEADLEEIFLR